In one window of Plasmodium cynomolgi strain B DNA, chromosome 13, whole genome shotgun sequence DNA:
- a CDS encoding hypothetical protein (putative) produces the protein MNRKRENQENEGEYENILKDRKLKYEKLRKKSTLHNRFISPIVNLINSVINFLKALFNILAIFFKTLFGLSNGSNTLGGRNNDGDDDFFSKKKKMGNLQKSRIMELKNLGTCLGST, from the exons ATGAATCGTAAAAGAGAAAACCAAGAAAATGAGGGGGAATatgaaaacattttaaaagatCGCAAACTGAAGTATGAGAAGctgcggaaaaaaagtaccctGCATAACAGGTTTATCTCCCCCATAGTTAACCTAATAAATAGTGTGATAAACTTCCTGAAAGCCCTTTTTAACATA ctagctattttttttaaaaccttaTTTGGCTTGTCCAATGGCTCCAAT ACTCTGGGCGGACGTAACAACGACGGAGATGACGATTTCTTcagcaagaagaaaaaaatgggaaatttgcaaaaaagtagAATAATGGAACTGAAAAATTTGGGCACCTGTTTGGGAAGCACCTGA
- a CDS encoding hypothetical protein (putative), translating into MSKELKSYMLKAMKEYQQYFEKTSTKNCYLEDNISLIKDLKIEEDNGYNEDIFLKIQKQFHMHDFFNLSLLFPVKFFNKNGKTLVQLISEDTTQNDLELIQAVLKNIEHNELNKLNFFNIENIIFELLDEIIRQITVECPKRGFALLMINNEIQKNINYYKNLIDIIEHNNDMNNQNFKEKLQQHKLFLDELAAEEIELKEKLLDSQNELQLLKK; encoded by the exons ATGAGCAAAGAGCTAAAGTCGTACATGCTGAAAGCAATGAAGGAATATCAGcaatattttgaaaagacATCAACGAAAAATTGCTACTTGGAGGATAACATCAGCTTGATTAAAGATTTAAAAATCGAGGAGGA CAACGGCTACaatgaagatatttttttgaaaatacaaAAGCAGTTCCACATGCACGACTTTTTCAACCTCTCTTTGTTATTCCcggtgaaattttttaacaaaaatggaaagacgTTAGTGCAG TTAATATCAGAAGATACCACTCAAAACGACTTGGAGTTGATACAGGCCGTTCTTAAGAATATAGAGCATAACGAactgaacaaattaaattttttcaacatagaaaacataatttttgaGCTATTAG acGAAATAATAAGGCAAATAACTGTAGAGTGTCCGAAGCGTGGCTTCGCCTTGCTAAt GATCAATAacgaaatacaaaaaaatattaactacTACAAAAATTTGATTGACATCATAGAGCACAATAACGATATGAACAACCagaattttaaagaaaaattgcaacaGCATAAGTTATTT CTTGACGAACTGGCAGCGGAAGAGATCGAATTGAAGGAAAAGCTCCTCGACTCGCAGAACGAACTGCAACTTTTGAAGAAGTag